Proteins encoded in a region of the Schaalia hyovaginalis genome:
- a CDS encoding carbohydrate ABC transporter permease encodes MRDHTRKSTGRRVANVIGAVLLVVIAAAFLFPFVWMIITSLKPTAEVFSSGAALTGSKIEWSNYPSALTSIPFGRVILNSFIVSIAGSLLSVFVSTMSAYAFARLRFKYRDHLFMLFIGTLVLPQEVLVIPLYIGMQRLGLVNSYFALIVPFAFGAFGAFLIRQFVMSLPHEFEEAARIDGCGDFRIMTQILLPLLKAPIMVVAVFSFIDYWSTFLWPLIVVNDANLATIPLGLQMFSGERGTDWGPMMAAVTLTTIPSIFIVVFLQKQLEKGVALGAFGGR; translated from the coding sequence ATGCGTGATCACACCAGGAAGTCTACTGGTAGAAGAGTTGCCAATGTGATCGGCGCTGTTCTCCTTGTGGTCATTGCGGCTGCGTTTCTCTTTCCATTCGTTTGGATGATCATCACGTCGCTCAAGCCGACCGCCGAGGTCTTCTCATCGGGTGCGGCTCTCACAGGCTCCAAGATCGAATGGTCAAATTACCCTTCAGCTTTGACCTCGATCCCCTTCGGAAGAGTGATTCTCAACTCATTTATCGTCTCTATCGCCGGATCCCTGCTTTCGGTATTCGTGTCAACGATGTCTGCCTACGCGTTCGCTCGCCTTCGGTTCAAATATCGGGATCACCTCTTCATGCTCTTCATCGGGACGCTCGTCCTTCCGCAGGAAGTCCTGGTGATTCCCCTCTATATCGGAATGCAGCGTCTCGGCCTCGTCAACTCGTACTTCGCCTTGATCGTTCCGTTCGCTTTCGGTGCATTCGGTGCCTTCCTCATTCGACAGTTCGTCATGTCATTGCCGCACGAATTCGAAGAGGCTGCCCGAATCGATGGGTGTGGGGACTTTCGGATCATGACACAGATTCTGTTGCCGTTGCTCAAGGCGCCTATCATGGTTGTGGCTGTATTCTCTTTCATTGACTACTGGTCGACCTTCCTTTGGCCACTCATCGTCGTCAATGATGCGAATCTTGCGACGATTCCTCTCGGCCTCCAGATGTTCTCTGGCGAACGTGGAACGGATTGGGGGCCGATGATGGCAGCGGTCACGCTGACGACGATCCCGTCAATCTTCATCGTCGTGTTCTTGCAGAAACAACTTGAAAAGGGCGTTGCGCTCGGCGCGTTTGGAGGTCGTTAA